From Streptomyces sp. SAI-135:
GAAGGCCCGTACCCCGCGCTCGGCGCCGAGCCTGTCGAGGTGGACGGCGAACAGGACGTTCGCCGTCTTGGCCTGGCCGTACGCCTGCCACTTGTCGTAGCCCGTCCGCCAGTGGACGTCGTCCCAGCGCATGCCGGAGAAGTGGTGGGCGCGCGAGGACACCGAGACCACGCGGGCACCACCGGGCTCGACGGCCGGCCACAGCCGGTTGACCAGCGCGAAGTGGCCGAGGTGATTGGTGGCGAACTGCGCCTCCCAGCCCGGCCCGACCCGGGTCTCCGGGCAGGCCATGATCCCGGCGCTGTCGATGAGGAAGTCGACGGTGCGGCCCGAGTCGAGGAAGCGCTCGGCGAAGTCGCGCACGCTGCCCAGGTCACCGAGGTCGAGCTCGTCCAGCTCCACGCCCGCCAGGCCCGCCAGGGCCTTCCAGGCGGTGTCGGGGCGCCGGGCCGGGACCACGACCCGGGCGCCCGCCTTCGAGAGCGCACGGGTGGTCTCCAGACCGAGCCCCGAGTAGCCCCCGGTGACGATCGCGAGCTTGCCGGACAGGTCGACGCCCGCGAGGACGTCGTCGGCCGTGCTGTGGGCGCCGAACCCCGAACCGATCTTGTGCTGTGCAGTGCTCATGACGGGAACGCTACGAATTGGAGTGCTCTCGAAGTCAAGCGCACCCCACCGGCGCCGTTTCCGGACAAGAGGAAGCCCCGACCGGACGGGGGAATCACGGTCGGGGCGGTCTGGTGGTGGGCGCGGATGGCGGTCGCCTCTCGGCGAAAGGCTCCACAGGGCTTCAGCCGAACGATCGTCCCTGTGGGCAAAAGGTGAGGCCCGGGGACACTGTCCCATCCGCACCCACGCACTGTTCAACGGGCAACGACCCTCCGGTGTTCCGCCGATCGGGACGTCATGGCGTGAGCTGTGTCACCCGTGCCGACCGGTCGGAACGGTCTCGCTCCACAGGTTCTCGGCCTGCAACAGCAACGTCCCCAGCACCGTCGTGCCGTCGGCCCCCCGCCCCGCGTGCTCCCGCAGTCCCTCCTGGAGCTGACCGCGCAGTTCCCGCATCGCCGCCTCCGCGTGATCGTCCGGCCGTGGCTCGTCGCCGGCCGCGAGCAGGCGGTCGCCCTCCGCGCGGCAGGCGTCGCCGATCAGCTGCAGGAGGTCGGCGTAGGAGTCCAGTACCGGCCCGGCGGGCGGTGCCGAGGAGCGGTCGTCGTCGGCGGCCACGGCCAGGGTCCGGGTGAGCGCGCGGATGTGCCCGGTGACCCGGCTCCAGCGCTCGTCCTCCTGTTCCGACGGCAGCGACGCGGGCGGCCGCCGTACGGCGCGCAGCGGGGTGGCGGTCAGCCGCAGGCTCTCCCGGCTCCAGCCGCGGGCGGACCGCAGCGCCTCCAGCCGGCGCTCCAGCCGGGCCGAGGCATGCGACCAGCCCTGGCTGTCCCACTCACCGTCCCGCAGGTCACCGGCCACGGTGTGCAGGGTGTCGCCCGCCTCCCGGGCCAGCGCCGCGAGGTTCTCCCGGACGTCCCGCAGATGGATCGGCGGCAGCACGAACGCGTTGACGGCGAGACCGATGACCGCGCCGAGTGCCGCCTGGCCCACCCGGTGGCCCACGGCGGACGCCCCGGCGGCGCCGGTGGAGAGGGTGAACAGCGCGGTGGTGGCGCCGTAGATCCCCTGGTCGCCGAAGCGCGGCCAGTTCGCGAGGAGCACCAGCAGCGGTACGGACAGGGCCACGGCGCCCAGCGTGCTCCCGGTGACGGCCAGTGCCACCGACGCCAGCACGGTCCCGCAGCAGATCGCCGCCAGCTGCCGTACGGCCTGCATCAGCGAGCTGTACACGGTGGCCTGCATCAGCACCACCGCCACCCAGGGCGCCATCAGGGCCATCGGGTCCCCCATCCACACGCCCGCCACGAGCCAGGCGAGGATCGCGGCGGCGGAGGCCTTGAGCGACTGCACGAGCAGATCGCGTTCCCGCCCCGGCCCCCGGCAGGCGGCGCGGGCGGCCCTGCCGACGGCACCGGCCTCCTGCCGCAGGGCGTGCGTCGGACGGGGCTGTCGGCGAGAGGCTGTGGTCACACCAGTCATGCGCTGTGGGTTCCGTGCCTGCGGGCACGTCATGCCAGGGGACTGTCCGCAAGGGATGCCAGCAGGTGGGCCGGATCGTCGTAGATCGCCCGGGCGCCCGCCTCCTCGAGGTCGGCGCGCGGGATGCCGCCGCACAGGACGCCGACGCAGCGCACTCCCGCCCGGGTGCCGGCCTGCATGTCCCAGACGGTGTCGCCGACGAAGACCGCGCGCTCGGCGGGCACCCCGGCCAGCTCCAGCGCGTGCTCGACGGGCTCGGGGGCGGGCTTGCCCTCCTCGACGTCGTCGGCGCTGGCGGTGGCCATGATGGCGTCGTCGGCGGAGATCGCCCGGCGCAGCGCGGACAGCTCGGCCCCGCCCGCGGAGGTGGCGAGGACCACCCGCCAGCCCTCGTGGTCCAGCCGCCGCAGCAACCGGCCCGCGTCCTGGAGGGCGGGCAGCCGGTCGAAGTACTGCCCGTACAGGGCCTTGTGGGCGGCGCTGAGCTCGTCGTCCCGGTCCTTGTCGCGGTCCTCGCCGAGGAGGTGCGCGACCAGATCGTCGGAGCCGAGCCCGATGGCCCGGTGGACGGCGTGCATCGGCACCCGGTGCCCCGCCTGCCGCAGCGCCTCCCACCACGTCGTCACATGCAGGTGGTTGGTGTCGACCAGGGTGCCGTCGACGTCGAACACTGCCGCCCGTTCCATGTACCGCTCCTTTGCTGTCGGGTCGCTCGGGTACCACCTCAGGCGTTCGCCACTCGGGCCGGCACCCGGCCGTCCCGGGACCAGGCCAGCAGTTCGTCCAGGTCCCAGGTGGTGACGACCCGCTCGGGCGGCACCACGCACTCCTCCGCCCGCGCGCACCCGAGGATCTGCCAGTCGAGCTGTCCGGGGGCGTGCGCGTCGGTGTCGACGGAGAACAGCACGCCCGCGTCGACCGCCTTGCGCAGCAGTCGGCGCGGCGGGTCGAGGCGCTCCGGGCGGCTGTTGATCTCCACGGCCGTGCCCGATTCGGCGCACGCGGCGAACACCTCGTCCGCGTCGAACTCCGACTCGGGCCGCCCGCGCCCGGTCACCAGCCGTCCGGTGCAGTGCCCGAGGACGTTCGCGTGCGGATCGCGTACGGCGGCCACCATCCGCCGGGTCATCGAGCGGGCGTCCATGCGCAGCTTGGAGTGCACGGACACGACGACCACGTCCAGGCGGTCCAGGAGTCCGGGTTCCTGGTCCAGGGAGCCGTCGTCGAGGATGTCGCACTCGATGCCGGTGAGCAGCCGGAAGGGCGCCCAGGTCTCGTTCAGGGCCGCCACCACGTCGAGTTGTTCCCGCAGCCGCTCCGGGGACAGTCCCCGGGCCACGGTCAGCCGCGGCGAGTGGTCGGTCAGCACCGCCCACTCGTGGCCCAGCTCCGCCGCGGTGCGGCCCATCTCCTCGATCGGGCTGCCGCCGTCGGACCAGTCGGAGTGCAGATGGCAGTCGCCGCGCAGCAGTGCCCGCAGTTTCTCGCCGCCGCCGGTCCGGGGCGCGGTGGACTCGGCCTCCAGCTTCTCCAGGTAGGCGGGCGTGCCTCCGCCCAGCGCCTCGCGCACCACCTGGGCGGTCTTCGGGCCGATGCCCTTGAGCGACTCGAGCGACCCGGCCTCCGCGCGTTCGCGCACCTCGTCCGCGGTCAGGCCGGTCAGCACCCGGGCCGCCGTACGGAAGGCACGGACGCGGTACGTCGGTGCCAGGGACCGCTCCAGCAGGAAGGCGATCCGTTCCAGCGCCTCGACGGGATCCATGGCCACCTCCACCTCCAGAGTTCCCCAGGGGCCCGGGAGCCGCACGACGGGCGGGCGGTTTGTGCGGTACGGCGCCGGGTACTGCGATGCCTCACCGGATCACCTCCGGGTGTCCGGCAGCTGCCTCGTCGTCCCCGACGACGTCCCCGCCCCACGAGGAGGCCGACATGTCCGCCCCCACCGCACCCCGCAGCAAGGTGGCCGTGATCACCGGAGCAGACTCCGGCATAGGCCGGGCCACCGCCGTCCGCCTGGCCCGGGCCGGGATGGACGTCGGCATCACCTGGCACAGCGACCTCAAGGGCGCGGAGGAGACAGCCGAGGAGGTACGCGCCCTCGGACGGCGCGCGGCCGTGGCGCAGATGGACCTGACCCGGCTGCCGGTCGCGGCCGGCACCGTCGACGAGCTGTGCGACCGGCTCGGGCGCCTCGACGTGCTGGTCAACAACGCGGGCACCGGCACCATGACGCCCTTCCTGGACCTGGAGCTCGACACGTTCCGCGAGGTCCTCGACGTCGACCTCGTCGGCCCGTTCCTGTGCGGGCAGCGGGCCGCCCGGCACATGATCCGGCAGGGCGACGGCGGCCGGATCGTCAACGTGACCTCCGTCCACGAGCATCAGCCCCGGGTCGGCGCGGCCCCGTACTGCGCGGCCAAGGGCGGCCTCGGACTGCTCACCCAGGTCATGGCCCTGGAGCTCGCCGAGCACGGCATCACCGTCAACGCGGTCGCGCCCGGTGAGATCGCCACCCCGATGACGGGCCAGGAGGACACCGACGTGCACACCGAGGAGCGCCCCGGCGTCCCGCTCGGCCGCCCGGGTGACGCCCGCGAGGTCGCCGCCGTGATCGCCTTCCTGGCGGGGCCCGAGGCCAGCTACGTCACCGGCGCGTCCTGGAGCGTCGACGGCGGGATGCTGAGGATGGGGCCGCAGGCCGGCTCGCACCTGGAGGACGACGAGTGGAGGCGCCCTTGAGACTGCGGACCAGTTCCTGCGACCGCCCCGGCTTCACCCGCGTCCGCTGTGGCCGGGGCTTCCGCTACCGGGACGCCGAGGGCCGGCCGGTCACCGACCCGGACGCGCTCGCCCGTATCCGTGCCCTGACCATCCCGCCGGCCTGGCGCGAGGTGTGGATCTGCCCCTGGCCCAACGGCCACCTCCAGGCCGTGGGCACCGACGATGCGGGACGCCGCCAGTACCTGTACCACGAGCGGTTCCGCGAGCAGCAGGACCAGGCCAAGCACGAGCACGTGCGGGAGGTGGCCCGGGCACTGCCCGCGCTGCGCGAGCGGGTCGCCGAGGACCTCGCGGGCCGGGGCCTGAGCCGTACCCGGGTCACGGCCTGCGCGGTGCGCCTGCTCGACCTCGGCTTCTTCCGGATCGGCAGCGACCGGCACACCGCCCGCATGGAGACCTACGGCCTGACGACCATGCTCCGCGAGCACGTCACCTGCGGTCGCGAGGAGCTCACCTTCGCCTATCCGGCCAAGGGCGGCATCGATCTGGTCCGGGCCCTCGTGGACGAGGACGCCCTGGCCGTCGTACGCGCGCTCAAGCGCCGCAGGCGGGGCGGGGACCGGCTGCTGGCGTTCTGGGAGCGGGGTGCCTGGCACGACCTGCACGGCGCCGACCTGAACGAGGCGCTGCGGAGGCTGTCCGGGACCGACGTCACCGCCAAGGACTTCCGCACCTGGCACGCCACGGTCCTTGCCGCCGTCGCCCTCGCCGTCACCGCCGAGGACGCCCGGGCCACCGAGACGGCCCGGCGCCGGCAGATGGCCCGGACCGTACGCGAGGTGAGCCACTACCTGGGCAACACGCCCGCGGTGTGCCGGGCCTCGTACATCGACCCGCGGGTCTTCGAGCTGTTCGAGCAGGGGAGGACCGTCGCCCCCGCGCTCACCCGACTGGGCGAGCACGGGGACTTCGGACGACCGGCCACCCAGGGGGCGGTGGAGGCGGCGGTCCTCGACCTGCTGGGCGGGTGACGCCCGCCTCTCCCTCCCGTGTGATGCGTTCTACGCTCGTTCCATGACCGAAATCGCGAGCCCGCACATCGGCAAGCCGCGGATCATCGTGCTCGGGGTGCAGCCGACCACGCCGCCGTTCCGCATCGTGGAGATCGACGGGGAGGTGGTCGGCGAGGCGAGGGCCGTCACCGACGTACTGGAGGCGGCCGCCGCCTTCGGCATCACCGTCCACGACCTGGACGATCCGGACGTGGTGCGCTGGGTGGGCGGCGACAAGTTCACCTGGACCCGGCACTGACCGACCGGCTCAGCCGACCGTCCACTTCTGGTTGGCGGCGCCCGTGCAGGTCCACAGCTGGAGCCGGGTGCCGTTGGCCGAGTTGTTGCCGGTCACGTCGAGGCACTTGTTCGCCTGCTGGTTGACGATGTCGCGTGCGCCCGTGACGGTCCACCGCTGCGCCCCGGTGCCGTTGCAGTCGTAGAGCTGTGCCGGCGTCCCGTCCGCGGTGCCGCCGCCCGTCGCGTCCAGGCACTTGCCGAGCGCGCGGATCGTGCCGTCGGAGCCGACGGTCCACTGCTGGGCGGCGGTGCCGTTGCAGTCGTAGAGCTGGACCGCGGTCCCGTTCGCGGGGTTCGCCCCGGCCACGTCCACGCACTTGCCGGCCAGTCCCCGGATCGCCGTCCCGGTGGCCGTGTCGCCGGTGGTGACCGAGACGTGGTCCACCACGAGCTGCTGCGGGAAGGCCGTGGAGCCGTCCGGGTCGCCGGGCCAGTAGCCGCCGACGGCGAGGTTCAGGATCAGGAAGAACGGCTTGTTGAACACCCAGGTGCGGCCGCCCAGGTCGGCGGGGGTGCGCCGCTGGTAGACGGTGCCGTCCACGGACCAGGTGATGGAGTCGGGTGCCCAGTCGACGGCGAAGGTGTGGAAGGCGTCCGCGAAGGCCTGCCCGTTCGGCAGGGTGTAGCCGGCGCCTATGCCGCCCGAGCCGGAGTAGCCGGGGCCGTGGATGGTGCCGTGCACGGTCGAGGGCTCGAAGCCGACGTTCTCCATGATGTCGATCTCGCCCGAGTCGGGCCAGTTGACCGGGGTGCCGAGCATCCAGAACGCGGGCCACATGCCCTGTCCGCGCGGGATCTTCATCCGTGCCTCGACGTGTCCGTACTGCGCGGTGAACTTCCCGGAGGTGTTGAGCCGGGCCGAGGTGTACTGGCAGGTGCCGTACCAGCACTGGTAGTTCGCCGGGTTCTCCTTCCGCGCGGTGATCACCAGGTGGCCCTGGCCGTCGAGGGCGGCGTTCTTGTTGCCCGACGTGTAGTACTGGCGCTCGTGGTTGTTGACGTTGTCGCCGGTCTCGATCTGCCACTTCGAGGAGTCGACCGCGGCCCCGGCGGGCCCGTCGAAGGTGTCGGAGAATGTCACCGCCGCCGCCGCGGCGGAGACGGCGGGCGGGTCCGCCTGGGCGGCGGTACCCGACGCGATCAGTACGGCGGACAGGGCGGCGAGGAGACATCCGCGCAACAGGCGTGAGGCGGCCACGGCTCTTCCTTCGAGGTGGGGGGTGAAGATGTCGCCTCTTGATTTAAGGAGTGAGTTAAGGGGCCGTCAATACTTTGGTACGGACCAGAAGTCGAGGGGAGCGGGACCGCCTACGCCTTCTTCGCGGGCTTGTGCACCGCCCGGCTCAGCCGCCGCCCCAGCAGCAGGTAGCCGATCAGGGCGCCCGAGGTGTTGAGGATGACGTCGTCGATGTCGAAGGCCCGGCCCTCCACCAGCGCACCCTGCGCGAACTCCACCAGCAGCATCACGACGGCCGTCAGCAGCACGATCCGCAGCATTCCGCGGGTCTTCGGGGCGATGATCGGGACCAGGATGCCGAACGGCACGCCCAGCAGGACGTTCCCGCCGATCTGCTTGACCGCGTCCCGCATCTCGGGCTGGTCCAGATAGGCCTTCAGGGAAGCGCCCGGATGCAGGTTGGTGTGGGTCAGATCGACCGAGGCGGGCGAGGGTTCGAGCGTCAGCCGGGCCAGCACGACGGCGAACGCCACCATGAACGCGAAGGCGAACACCATTGCCACGAAACGGACGACGAGGGAGAGCGGATCCCGCCGGGGACGGGCGGGTTTCGCCGCGCGCTCGGTCTTGGGGGTGCCGGTGTCCGACCCCGCTCGCGCACGTGAGGGCGCCCAGGCCATTGCATTCCTCCGCTCTTCAACTTCCCTGTGTCGTAAGGCGATTACCCCCGAACGGTCCGAGGATGCCGCCGCACACCGACGGCCTCCGGTATCCCTTCGTCCGGCCGGGGCACTGGGGGTCAGCACCGCGCGCGTCGCCACAGCGCGCGCCCGGGGCGACAGGCGTACGACACTCCTCGCCACGGCCGAACTCGCCGGCCGGTGTGCCGCGCCCGCCGTGCTCCGGCTCGTGCTCGTCAGCACCGTGGACCCTGGAACTCGCCGCTGGCGCGGGCGCCGCAGGCCTCGGTCCCCGGCCCGAGGACGGTTCCGGGTACGAGACGACCGGGCCGGCGAGCGGCCCGAGACCCGGCACCTGCTCAGGCATGCGGGTGGCTGATCAGGTGCCGTAGGTGACCTCCACCTTCTTGAAGCCGAGCGACCCCAGCAGACCCTTCAGCATGTGGGTGGTGTTGGTCTCGGCCCGCTTGGTCAGCTCGCTCTCCTTCGCCGCCTCGGTGATGTGCCTGACCGCGAGCTTCTGCACCGCCTGCTCGCTGTTGGGGTTGTCGGAGAAGAAGTCGCCGAGCCGGTCGAGCAGACCGCGCTGCTTGGAGACCGCGTAGGAGCGGTCGGCGTCCAGCGTGGCCTTGCCGAGCTGGGCGTGCGGGAGGTGCAGGGTGGCGGCCGTGCGGTCCTCGTTGACCGTCACGTCGCTCTTGGCGACCTTGCCGAGGTCGACATAGGCATCCACCGCGCCCGCCCCGACGTACAGGGTGCGCGAGCCGCGGATCGCGTCGGGCAGGAACTTCGTGTCCTTCTCCAGGTCCACGACGACCTGGAAGTTGCCGGAGGCGGCGTCGTAACGGCTGATGTCCTGGATGGACTCCAGAAGTGCGGGACCCGAACGGTCGTGGGTCTCGGTGCCGAACAGGTCCTTGAGGCCAGGGAGCACACTGAACCGGATCCCGGCGAAGAACACCACGAGCACCACCACGACGGCGGTCAGTACCTTCGCCCAGCCGGGCATGCGCCTGGACACGCGCCTGATGGGAGTCGTCATGCGACGGCCCTCCTTCCTACTGCACGGATGCCCACGGATGACACCCAAAAGCCGGGCCGGGCCGTCTTGTTGGCCAATTGCGACACAGACGGGGGCATGAGCGGCGCACTAGCGTGGAGACCTCTGCCCGCCGGTGTGTCTGGAGACCCGGATGAGCACGGACAGCACGTCCCGGACCCTTCTTCCCATGCACCGCATCCCCCTGCCGGAGAACGGCCCGCCCCGGCTCACCACCCTGGCCACCGGCACTCCCGTCTGGCTCGTGACCCGCTACACCGACGTGCGCCGGGTGCTCATGGACCCGCGCTTCAACCGGAAGTCGCTGCACGAGGAGGGCGCACCGCCGCTGCTCGTCGTACCGAACCTGCTGGACTCCCCGGACGGGCTCCTCAACCAGGACGGCCCGCCCCACCAGCTGCTGCGGAGCACGGTCCAGCGGGCCTTCACCCCGCGCGCGATCGCCCGCTGGCGGCCCTGGACCGCCTCCGTCGTGGAGTCCCTCCTCGACGACCTGGCACGGCGGCCACAGCCCGCCGACATCGTCGAGGGGTTCACCCGCCGGCTGCCGGTGTCGGTGATCTCCCGGCTGATGGGGCTGGAACACGCCGACTGGGAGCGCATCCGCCACTGGGCGGACCACGCCCTGTCCGGCGGCGCGCACACCGCCGAGGAGGTCGGGGCGGCCATGCGGGAGTTCGGCCTCTTCTGCGCGGAACTGGTCGCCGAGCGGCGGGGACAACCGGGCGACGACCTGGTGAGCGCCCTGGTCGTCGCCGGTGACGGTCTCGGGATCGAGGAGCAGCGCCTGGTCGTCCTGGTCCTCGGCCTGGTGGTCGCGGGACACGAGACCACGATGACGGCGCTCGGGAACATCGTCGTGCACCTCCTCACCGACGGGCGGCAGGCCTGGCCGGGCCTCGCCGAGAGCCAGGAGGCCGCCGGGACCGCCGTCGAACAGCTGCTGCGCACGATCCCGCTGAGCGAGGGCAGGGTGCTGCCCGGGCTGATCCGCAGGGCCGTCGAGGACGTCGAGGTCGGCGGGGTGACCATCCCGGCCGGGGCCGTGGTCGCCGTGCAGACCAACGCGGCGAACAGGGACCCGGACGTCTTCCCGCCGCCCGGGGAGACCGATCTGTTCGCCCCGCCGGCGACACCGAGCGTGGTGTTCGGCGCCGGTCCCCACCACTGCCTGGGCGCGTGGCTGGCCCGCCTGGAGCTGGGCCTGGCCCTGCACCGGCTGGCGGTCCGCTTCCCGGGACTGCGGGCCGAGTTCACCCCGGAGACCATCGAGTGGCGGGAGGGACAGATGACACGGGGGCCGCGGCACCTGGCGGTGTCCTGGTGAGCGCTCCCGGTGAGGCCTGAGCTCACGCTCGCCCGAGGCTCGGGACCACCGCACGCCCTCGCCGTGCGTGAGCCCGGGCAGCCGCAGTTCGATCTCCCGCACCCGGCGGAACGGGAGACCGCCGGAGATCATCCAGCTCGTGGTCCCGCCCGTCGTGCCGGTGAACTCGGCCCCCGCGGCGGCGAGTTGTCGACGTGGGCCGGAATGCCGATGTTCAGGGTGCGCATACGAAGGTCGAGTCCTCGAGAACCGTGGGCCGAAGGAGGCGCTGGGTCCATTCGAGGAGCCGGCGCATGCGGGGGATCCTGACGCGAGGGGACCCGGCCGGGGCCATGATGGCGTCCGCGCACCGGGGCACCGCGAGCGCATCACGGCGGCAAGTAGCATGAGCCCGGCCATCCCAGATGATCATCCGAGGAGCAGGTCCGTGCGAGACATCGCCGTGTTCAGCGGTAGCGCCCACCCCGAGCTGGCGGCGGAGGTCTGCGCTCATCTGGGGGTGCCGCTCAGCCCCACCCGGGTCAGCCGGTTCGCCAACGACTGCCTGGAGGTGCAGCTCCAGGCCAACTGCCGCGAGCGGGACGTCTTCCTCGTCCAGCCGCTGGTCAGGCCGGTCCAGGAGCACCTGGTGGAGCTGCTGCTGATGTGCGACGCGGCCCGCGGTGCCTCCGCGCGCCGGATCACCGTCGTCATGCCGCACTACTCCTACGCCCGCTCCGACAAGAAGGACGCGCCCCGCATCTCCCTCGGCGGACGTCTCGTCGCCGACCTGATGGTGTCGGCCGGAGCGAGCCGCGTCCTCGCCATGACCCTGCACTCCCCGCAGGTGCACGGCTTCTTCTCGGTACCCGTCGACCATCTGCACGCGCTGCGCGAGCTGGCCGCGCACTTCCGGCAGTACGACCTCACCCGCACCACCGTGGTCTCCCCGGACCTCGGCAACGCCAAGGAGGCGGCCGCCTTCGCCCGGCTGATCGGCGCCCAGGTGGCCGCGGGCGCCAAGCAGCGGTTCGCCGACGACCGGGTCAGCATCAGCGACGTCATCGGCGAGGTCGCGGGGCGGGACGTCATCGTGCTGGACGACGAGATCGCCAAGGGCAGCACGGTCCTCGAACTGCTGGACAGACTGCGGGAGTTGGGGCCGCGTTCCATCCGGGTCGCGTGCACGCACGGCCTGTTCGCCGACGGCGCCCTCAAGCGGATCGGCGAGCAGCCCGACGTCCTGGAGATCGTGTGCACCAACACCGTGCCGGTCCCCGACGAGGAGCGCACCGACAAGCTGCGGATCCTGTCCATCGCCCCCGCGCTCGCCGAGGCGGTCCGGCGCATCCACAACGGCGAGTCCGTCAGCGCTCTGTTCGACGCGCCCCGCGGCGACGCGTCATAACATCCGGGACGTCATGACGTCCCAGACGTCATAACGTCCCGGACGTGGTCTCCGGCTGGCCCAGGGCCGCGTCCAGAGACGGCAGCGGGGGCAGCAGCC
This genomic window contains:
- a CDS encoding DNA topoisomerase IB — encoded protein: MRLRTSSCDRPGFTRVRCGRGFRYRDAEGRPVTDPDALARIRALTIPPAWREVWICPWPNGHLQAVGTDDAGRRQYLYHERFREQQDQAKHEHVREVARALPALRERVAEDLAGRGLSRTRVTACAVRLLDLGFFRIGSDRHTARMETYGLTTMLREHVTCGREELTFAYPAKGGIDLVRALVDEDALAVVRALKRRRRGGDRLLAFWERGAWHDLHGADLNEALRRLSGTDVTAKDFRTWHATVLAAVALAVTAEDARATETARRRQMARTVREVSHYLGNTPAVCRASYIDPRVFELFEQGRTVAPALTRLGEHGDFGRPATQGAVEAAVLDLLGG
- a CDS encoding HAD family hydrolase, translated to MERAAVFDVDGTLVDTNHLHVTTWWEALRQAGHRVPMHAVHRAIGLGSDDLVAHLLGEDRDKDRDDELSAAHKALYGQYFDRLPALQDAGRLLRRLDHEGWRVVLATSAGGAELSALRRAISADDAIMATASADDVEEGKPAPEPVEHALELAGVPAERAVFVGDTVWDMQAGTRAGVRCVGVLCGGIPRADLEEAGARAIYDDPAHLLASLADSPLA
- a CDS encoding ribose-phosphate pyrophosphokinase encodes the protein MRDIAVFSGSAHPELAAEVCAHLGVPLSPTRVSRFANDCLEVQLQANCRERDVFLVQPLVRPVQEHLVELLLMCDAARGASARRITVVMPHYSYARSDKKDAPRISLGGRLVADLMVSAGASRVLAMTLHSPQVHGFFSVPVDHLHALRELAAHFRQYDLTRTTVVSPDLGNAKEAAAFARLIGAQVAAGAKQRFADDRVSISDVIGEVAGRDVIVLDDEIAKGSTVLELLDRLRELGPRSIRVACTHGLFADGALKRIGEQPDVLEIVCTNTVPVPDEERTDKLRILSIAPALAEAVRRIHNGESVSALFDAPRGDAS
- a CDS encoding DUF4230 domain-containing protein, giving the protein MTTPIRRVSRRMPGWAKVLTAVVVVLVVFFAGIRFSVLPGLKDLFGTETHDRSGPALLESIQDISRYDAASGNFQVVVDLEKDTKFLPDAIRGSRTLYVGAGAVDAYVDLGKVAKSDVTVNEDRTAATLHLPHAQLGKATLDADRSYAVSKQRGLLDRLGDFFSDNPNSEQAVQKLAVRHITEAAKESELTKRAETNTTHMLKGLLGSLGFKKVEVTYGT
- a CDS encoding family 16 glycosylhydrolase codes for the protein MAASRLLRGCLLAALSAVLIASGTAAQADPPAVSAAAAAVTFSDTFDGPAGAAVDSSKWQIETGDNVNNHERQYYTSGNKNAALDGQGHLVITARKENPANYQCWYGTCQYTSARLNTSGKFTAQYGHVEARMKIPRGQGMWPAFWMLGTPVNWPDSGEIDIMENVGFEPSTVHGTIHGPGYSGSGGIGAGYTLPNGQAFADAFHTFAVDWAPDSITWSVDGTVYQRRTPADLGGRTWVFNKPFFLILNLAVGGYWPGDPDGSTAFPQQLVVDHVSVTTGDTATGTAIRGLAGKCVDVAGANPANGTAVQLYDCNGTAAQQWTVGSDGTIRALGKCLDATGGGTADGTPAQLYDCNGTGAQRWTVTGARDIVNQQANKCLDVTGNNSANGTRLQLWTCTGAANQKWTVG
- a CDS encoding aromatic acid exporter family protein, producing the protein MTGVTTASRRQPRPTHALRQEAGAVGRAARAACRGPGRERDLLVQSLKASAAAILAWLVAGVWMGDPMALMAPWVAVVLMQATVYSSLMQAVRQLAAICCGTVLASVALAVTGSTLGAVALSVPLLVLLANWPRFGDQGIYGATTALFTLSTGAAGASAVGHRVGQAALGAVIGLAVNAFVLPPIHLRDVRENLAALAREAGDTLHTVAGDLRDGEWDSQGWSHASARLERRLEALRSARGWSRESLRLTATPLRAVRRPPASLPSEQEDERWSRVTGHIRALTRTLAVAADDDRSSAPPAGPVLDSYADLLQLIGDACRAEGDRLLAAGDEPRPDDHAEAAMRELRGQLQEGLREHAGRGADGTTVLGTLLLQAENLWSETVPTGRHG
- a CDS encoding cytochrome P450 codes for the protein MSTDSTSRTLLPMHRIPLPENGPPRLTTLATGTPVWLVTRYTDVRRVLMDPRFNRKSLHEEGAPPLLVVPNLLDSPDGLLNQDGPPHQLLRSTVQRAFTPRAIARWRPWTASVVESLLDDLARRPQPADIVEGFTRRLPVSVISRLMGLEHADWERIRHWADHALSGGAHTAEEVGAAMREFGLFCAELVAERRGQPGDDLVSALVVAGDGLGIEEQRLVVLVLGLVVAGHETTMTALGNIVVHLLTDGRQAWPGLAESQEAAGTAVEQLLRTIPLSEGRVLPGLIRRAVEDVEVGGVTIPAGAVVAVQTNAANRDPDVFPPPGETDLFAPPATPSVVFGAGPHHCLGAWLARLELGLALHRLAVRFPGLRAEFTPETIEWREGQMTRGPRHLAVSW
- a CDS encoding SDR family NAD(P)-dependent oxidoreductase, giving the protein MSTAQHKIGSGFGAHSTADDVLAGVDLSGKLAIVTGGYSGLGLETTRALSKAGARVVVPARRPDTAWKALAGLAGVELDELDLGDLGSVRDFAERFLDSGRTVDFLIDSAGIMACPETRVGPGWEAQFATNHLGHFALVNRLWPAVEPGGARVVSVSSRAHHFSGMRWDDVHWRTGYDKWQAYGQAKTANVLFAVHLDRLGAERGVRAFSLHPGGILTPLQRHLPKAEMVERGWIDEQGNALNPSGFKSPEQGAATQVWAATSPQLAGMGGVYLEDCDIAEPAVEGDATSGVKDWAIDPDQAERLWTLSAELTGVNAFA
- a CDS encoding VanZ family protein, with protein sequence MAWAPSRARAGSDTGTPKTERAAKPARPRRDPLSLVVRFVAMVFAFAFMVAFAVVLARLTLEPSPASVDLTHTNLHPGASLKAYLDQPEMRDAVKQIGGNVLLGVPFGILVPIIAPKTRGMLRIVLLTAVVMLLVEFAQGALVEGRAFDIDDVILNTSGALIGYLLLGRRLSRAVHKPAKKA
- a CDS encoding PHP domain-containing protein; translated protein: MDPVEALERIAFLLERSLAPTYRVRAFRTAARVLTGLTADEVRERAEAGSLESLKGIGPKTAQVVREALGGGTPAYLEKLEAESTAPRTGGGEKLRALLRGDCHLHSDWSDGGSPIEEMGRTAAELGHEWAVLTDHSPRLTVARGLSPERLREQLDVVAALNETWAPFRLLTGIECDILDDGSLDQEPGLLDRLDVVVVSVHSKLRMDARSMTRRMVAAVRDPHANVLGHCTGRLVTGRGRPESEFDADEVFAACAESGTAVEINSRPERLDPPRRLLRKAVDAGVLFSVDTDAHAPGQLDWQILGCARAEECVVPPERVVTTWDLDELLAWSRDGRVPARVANA
- a CDS encoding SDR family oxidoreductase; its protein translation is MSAPTAPRSKVAVITGADSGIGRATAVRLARAGMDVGITWHSDLKGAEETAEEVRALGRRAAVAQMDLTRLPVAAGTVDELCDRLGRLDVLVNNAGTGTMTPFLDLELDTFREVLDVDLVGPFLCGQRAARHMIRQGDGGRIVNVTSVHEHQPRVGAAPYCAAKGGLGLLTQVMALELAEHGITVNAVAPGEIATPMTGQEDTDVHTEERPGVPLGRPGDAREVAAVIAFLAGPEASYVTGASWSVDGGMLRMGPQAGSHLEDDEWRRP